Proteins found in one Aethina tumida isolate Nest 87 chromosome 1, icAetTumi1.1, whole genome shotgun sequence genomic segment:
- the LOC109599351 gene encoding MYG1 exonuclease isoform X2, producing MNRINNVVAKANFLKRSLDVGSLILEGMSSLAKSQRITPKIGTHGGVFHCDEVLACFMLKQLPEYEYGEIIRTRDPQILNTCDIVVDVGAEYNPQNHRYDHHQREFHETLSTVLPDIGVSKNIKLSSAGLIYAHFGQDVIASILKKAKVETPEDSKKYIYLHVYDSFVEEMDAIDNGIPMYPIGDPLYRINTHLSARVHRLNPDDEASNAEIMKCFNKAMDLVGAEFKEVVLEAAKTWWPARIAIQEAVENRAQVYPSGEIILLEQRQPWKDHLACLEREMGIEGRVKFCIFKDKADSWRVQGIPVEPGSFICRVFLRSDWHGVRDEVLSRISGIPDAIFCHSTGFIGGCKSREGAIEMAIKSLQAQDTNE from the exons ATGAACCGCATCAACAATGTGGTCGCGAAAGCGAATTTCCTCAAGCGCTCTCTGGACGTGGGATCGCTCATACTGGAAGG GATGTCATCATTAGCTAAAAGCCAACGTATTACACCTAAAATAGGTACCCACGGTGGTGTTTTCCACTGTGACGAAGTCCTAGCATGTTTTATGTTGAAGCAGCTGCCGGAATATGAATATGGGGAAATTATTAGAACAAGAGACCCACAG atACTGAATACTTGCGATATAGTAGTTGATGTTGGAGCTGAATATAACCCTCAGAATCATCGCTATGACCATCATCAACGTGAATTTCATGAAACCCTGTCCACAGTTCTTCCTGATATCGGAGTTAGCAAGAACATAAA ATTGAGTTCGGCTGGATTGATCTATGCACATTTCGGTCAAGACGTCATTGCATCCATTTTAAAAAAGGCTAAAGTTGAAACACCTGAAGATTCCAAGAAATACATCTACCTTCATGTTTATGATAGCTTTGTCGAGGAAATGGATGCAATCGACAACGGCATCCCCATGTACCCCATTG gcGACCCTTTGTATCGAATTAACACCCATTTGAGTGCCAGGGTACATAGATTGAATCCAGATGATGAGGCAAGTAACGCGGAAATAATGAAGTGCTTTAATAAGGCTATGGACTTGGTCGGTGCAGAGTTTAAAGAAGTGGTTTTGgag GCAGCAAAAACATGGTGGCCTGCAAGGATAGCCATTCAGGAGGCGGTTGAAAATCGTGCTCAAGTGTATCCCAGTGgggaaataattttgttagagCAACGGCAACCCTGGAAGGACCATTTAGCTTGTCTAGAAAGGGAAATGGGTATTGAAGGTCGAGTGAAGTTCTGCATTTTCAAAGACAAAGCTGATTCATGGAGAGTGCAAGGTATTCCCGTTGAACCAGGAAGTTTCATTTGCAG AGTCTTTTTGCGCAGTGATTGGCATGGCGTTAGAGACGAAGTCTTGAGTAGAATTTCAGGTATACCAGACGCGATTTTCTGTCATTCTACAGGATTCATTGGTGGCTGTAAATCCAGAGAGGGTGCAATAGAGATGGCTATCAAAAGTTTGCAAGCACAGGATAccaatgaataa
- the LOC109599351 gene encoding MYG1 exonuclease isoform X1: protein MNRINNVVAKANFLKRSLDVGSLILEGFFRMSSLAKSQRITPKIGTHGGVFHCDEVLACFMLKQLPEYEYGEIIRTRDPQILNTCDIVVDVGAEYNPQNHRYDHHQREFHETLSTVLPDIGVSKNIKLSSAGLIYAHFGQDVIASILKKAKVETPEDSKKYIYLHVYDSFVEEMDAIDNGIPMYPIGDPLYRINTHLSARVHRLNPDDEASNAEIMKCFNKAMDLVGAEFKEVVLEAAKTWWPARIAIQEAVENRAQVYPSGEIILLEQRQPWKDHLACLEREMGIEGRVKFCIFKDKADSWRVQGIPVEPGSFICRVFLRSDWHGVRDEVLSRISGIPDAIFCHSTGFIGGCKSREGAIEMAIKSLQAQDTNE from the exons ATGAACCGCATCAACAATGTGGTCGCGAAAGCGAATTTCCTCAAGCGCTCTCTGGACGTGGGATCGCTCATACTGGAAGG CTTTTTCAGGATGTCATCATTAGCTAAAAGCCAACGTATTACACCTAAAATAGGTACCCACGGTGGTGTTTTCCACTGTGACGAAGTCCTAGCATGTTTTATGTTGAAGCAGCTGCCGGAATATGAATATGGGGAAATTATTAGAACAAGAGACCCACAG atACTGAATACTTGCGATATAGTAGTTGATGTTGGAGCTGAATATAACCCTCAGAATCATCGCTATGACCATCATCAACGTGAATTTCATGAAACCCTGTCCACAGTTCTTCCTGATATCGGAGTTAGCAAGAACATAAA ATTGAGTTCGGCTGGATTGATCTATGCACATTTCGGTCAAGACGTCATTGCATCCATTTTAAAAAAGGCTAAAGTTGAAACACCTGAAGATTCCAAGAAATACATCTACCTTCATGTTTATGATAGCTTTGTCGAGGAAATGGATGCAATCGACAACGGCATCCCCATGTACCCCATTG gcGACCCTTTGTATCGAATTAACACCCATTTGAGTGCCAGGGTACATAGATTGAATCCAGATGATGAGGCAAGTAACGCGGAAATAATGAAGTGCTTTAATAAGGCTATGGACTTGGTCGGTGCAGAGTTTAAAGAAGTGGTTTTGgag GCAGCAAAAACATGGTGGCCTGCAAGGATAGCCATTCAGGAGGCGGTTGAAAATCGTGCTCAAGTGTATCCCAGTGgggaaataattttgttagagCAACGGCAACCCTGGAAGGACCATTTAGCTTGTCTAGAAAGGGAAATGGGTATTGAAGGTCGAGTGAAGTTCTGCATTTTCAAAGACAAAGCTGATTCATGGAGAGTGCAAGGTATTCCCGTTGAACCAGGAAGTTTCATTTGCAG AGTCTTTTTGCGCAGTGATTGGCATGGCGTTAGAGACGAAGTCTTGAGTAGAATTTCAGGTATACCAGACGCGATTTTCTGTCATTCTACAGGATTCATTGGTGGCTGTAAATCCAGAGAGGGTGCAATAGAGATGGCTATCAAAAGTTTGCAAGCACAGGATAccaatgaataa